Below is a genomic region from Salvelinus fontinalis isolate EN_2023a chromosome 38, ASM2944872v1, whole genome shotgun sequence.
ACAGTACGACAAAACCTTTTTGTTTCTTGGGGTATGATGTGCCTCCATGGGAATGTTTGACTATTCCCTACTCGACCTTCTCAACTTGGTCCTGTATAGCCTACGTGCGCACATCTGACTTCACATGTCACGTGTCACTGGCCCTGACCACAGATAGCCTGCCTAATCCAGATGTCTGGCCAGGGGGCACAGATCCCATCTGAACTGGCCTTCATCACGGTTTTTAGAATCAGTAAGCATAGGTCTGGATGCACTAATGAGGATTTTTTTTGCAGATCAAGATGGGGCACGGTCAAGGGCGTATGTTTCATTACCGTACCACTACCCTTTAGCCTGCAACTTAGACTGAGGATATGAGGTGCAGAGTAAAagtggtaaataatgtattatttGGTAAATCAATTATTAGAGATGTTGTCTGTATTAAACAGAGATGTAGGTCGACAGTAATTAGGACATCTGCTCTAAATAGTACCTTAATTATGCTCTGACGTTGATAATGtggattttttaaatacattttttattgtctTGATTCCACACTCAAATTCACCACTTTTTTAGGTTTATCTCAAAATGTTGGAAACTCATGCTTTGTCCATAAATATAGCATTTGCAATCCATGATTTACAAATGCTACAAAGcttttgttttttggggggggagatTCATTCCTGTCTCTTGTCTCTCTAGGCCATTTGCAAGGACCTGTTTTTTACAGAACATCATCTCTTATAGAAGACTTAACTCAAGTCTGATCCCAACTTGACCACCGCTGGTTATGAAAACCTGCATCCTCACAGTAAATCGGTAAGTTCCTTAACAAATACTCAAATATATTCAGACCTTTGTTTTCATCTGTTATGGCATTGTGAGTTAGCATGACTGCTCTTTAGCTATCAGTTCATAACCTTTTTGTTCCCATTTTTAGGCAGGAGGCAAGATGTTTGTGGAGTCTGTTGTCCGATGGGGGGCATGGAGCATCTTGCTCCAGTGTGGATTATTGGGCGTGTCAGCAGGGGACTTCCCCTGGCCTTGccctgccaggtgtgtgtgtcgGCTTGAAACTTTAGAAGTGAACTGCTCTGACAAACAGCTGACTTCTGTGTCTGAGGGCTTCGCTAGTGGCACCCAGCGCATTAACTTATCTCGTAACAAGCTGAAGACGCTGGGTCGTCGCCAGTTCTTTGGCATGACCCAGCTAGAGGATCTGGACATTAGTGACAATGTCATTGCCATGATTGAAGTGGAGGCTTTCCAGGGCCTGCAGAACCTCAAGACCCTGTGCATTAGGAGCAATCACCTCAAGATCATCTCTGTGGGTGTCTTCTCCGGACTGCCCAGCCTGCGCTTCCTGGACCTGAGTGAGAACGAGATCCTAGTCTTTCTGGACTTTACTTTCCGTGAGTTGGTGAGCCTGCACCAGCTGGAGGCTGGGGAGAATGACCTGGTGTTCATCTCCCAGCGGGCCTTTACCGGGCTGCAGAACCTGCAGAAGCTCAATCTGGACCGCAGCAACCTGACCTCCATCCCCACGGAGGCACTGTCCCAGCTCCAGAGCCTGACTCGGCTGCGCATGATCCGCCTCACCATCTCGGCGCTGCCCAACAATGCCTTCCGCCGCCTGCATCGGCTGCGTAGCCTCGTCATCTCCCACTGGCCCTTGCTGGACACCCTGGCCAGCAACAGCCTGATTGGCCTCAACCTCACATCGCTGGTCATCAGCAGCTGCAATCTCAGTGCTGTCCCATACCAGGCGCTGCGCCACCTGGTCTACCTGGGCTACCTGGACCTGTCCTACAACCCCATCACAGCCATCCAGGGTAACCTACTGGGGGACCTGTTGCGGCTGCAGGAACTGCACCTGGCTGGGGGCAACCTGCTCCGCATCGAGCCAGGGGCCTTCAGGGGGCTGGCATACTTCCGTCTGCTCAACGTGACATCCAACCAGCTCAGCACACTGGAGGACAGTGCCTTCCACTCGGTGGGGAATCTGCAGGTTCTGCGGCTGGATGGGAACCCCCTGGCCTGCGACTGCCGACTACTCTGGCTGGTCAGCCGGCGACAGCGCCTGAACTTTGACGGTCGCCAACCCACCTGCTCCACCCCGGACATGGTGCGAGAGCGGGAATTCCGGGACTTCTCGGAGAAAGAGCTCCCGAGACTGTTCACCTGCCGGCAGGCCCGCATTGTAGACCGCAGGTCCCAGGAGGTCAGGGTGGAGGAGGGCACTACGGTGCTCTTCTCCTGCAAGGCAGACGGTGACCCAATGCCCTCCTTTACCTGGTTGTCGGCCCAGCGGATTCCGCTCTCCACTACGGGGCGCATCAGGGTATTGTCCAATGGTACTCTAGAGGTACGCTATGCCCAGGTTCAGGACAGCGGAACATACCAGTGCACGGCGGGCAACGCAGCTGGCAACGACAGCCTGTACGTCAGCCTCTATGTGAAGGGTTTCCCACGTAACCGCACCATGCCCTTTTTCACCGACGACGGCTGGATAGAGTCCTCACACGCCCCTACTGCCAACTCCTCTGCCCAGGTGGCCAACCAGTACCCGTTTGATGCCAAGACACTGATCATCGCCACCACCATGGGcttcctgtccttcctcagcTCAGTGGCTATCTGCTTCGTCTTCATGTTCTTCTGGAGCCAGAGCAAGGGGCAAATCAAACACACAGCAACCATCGACTATGTACCCCGTACCTCAAtgggggtaggaggaggaggggggggtggaggggatgcTGGCAAGTTCACCATGAAGCTTATCTAAGGTTATGTGGGAGAGAACTTGGGACACATTGACTGTGTCACCCCATGAGGGTGAAGGCTCTACAAGGACACAGGGCCACGGTCTGCCTTCAGAAAGCTAGATCCTCACTGCACCCTTAACATACGGAAATTATACATATCTGATGACATATCATCCTAAATATCTTGGAGAAGAAAATAATGAACAGTGGTTGTCTAGAAGCCGGTTTATTTAAACTCTGTTGtcaatttttttaaatggtgtAATTTTCTTTATTCAAGTATTTATTCAACATTACAATTACAGTCCTACAAATCGAATTTGCCGTTGCAACATGATGATATGAAATATTATACATGTTCATGTGTATAAGGAATGCTCTTAAAGTGTCAAGGTTCATTTCACTCATATCAGGTGTGCTTGGTGGATCTGATATACAGATATATAGTAAGTGTGGATATCATGTGTCAACTTGCCAATACAGGTCAAGCAAGAATTGCCCTCTGACCTGAGGATAACTATTTATGCTGATCCACAGAGGATCCATTCAGAGATTGCATACTCACCATTTGCTTTAGGCTCTATGAAACTATAATAATATGCAAACACATGATTGTAGTTATATAGTAATAATAGATGTATAGAATATTGTACTAGGCTATATTCAAATACGGTAGATAAATCAGTTTCACTGTACAGTAACATTTCATGGCTCACTTTTTGACTAGCCTCTATTTTACGAAAATTCATGTTGTTTTGGGGACAGGAGTATTATTTAGTTATCGGAATATGACAGTGTCCAGCGGGTGATGAAATTCTAATCTGTACATGAGAATGTATCCAATTCCATGTCATATTATAAACAATCTTTTAAGCTTTAAATCCTAtttccattttattttttataacaaGGTAAGATAGTTCGCACACATCAAATACAAAGAATTCAAGATAATTTTTTGCAAGTCATTTCCTTTTTATATCAGTGGAATTTCATACTGTATAATTTGGTAAGATATTGTAATCAGCAACAATGCTTCAATGATAATATAACTGTATAACATTCATGTAACCTTATCTGTTTATTTTTCCTGAATGTTTATCGATCACAGGGTATTGAAAATATGTGCCTGAGTAATCTTACTCGCCATTAAAGAAACAATGATGAACTGTAATGGCGAACAGTACCTTGTGAAATTCAATGTCAAATGTAGGTCGTGGACATTTCCATGCTATAGGTTACTTTATGGCTGTATCTAGTCCTGTGGATTAGTGTCACTCAAATATGCCACTCTTCTTTCATGTACACTTGTTGTGTAGGTACACACAAACCAAAATTCCAAAACAATGTAAATGATGTACACATCTATAGTTAAGTCTGTTGTTTTGCTATCTTATTTGTAAAATATAATCTTTTTGCATTTTGAAATTATTAAAAACCTCTTTAACCTGCCT
It encodes:
- the LOC129837651 gene encoding leucine-rich repeat and immunoglobulin-like domain-containing nogo receptor-interacting protein 1, producing the protein MFVESVVRWGAWSILLQCGLLGVSAGDFPWPCPARCVCRLETLEVNCSDKQLTSVSEGFASGTQRINLSRNKLKTLGRRQFFGMTQLEDLDISDNVIAMIEVEAFQGLQNLKTLCIRSNHLKIISVGVFSGLPSLRFLDLSENEILVFLDFTFRELVSLHQLEAGENDLVFISQRAFTGLQNLQKLNLDRSNLTSIPTEALSQLQSLTRLRMIRLTISALPNNAFRRLHRLRSLVISHWPLLDTLASNSLIGLNLTSLVISSCNLSAVPYQALRHLVYLGYLDLSYNPITAIQGNLLGDLLRLQELHLAGGNLLRIEPGAFRGLAYFRLLNVTSNQLSTLEDSAFHSVGNLQVLRLDGNPLACDCRLLWLVSRRQRLNFDGRQPTCSTPDMVREREFRDFSEKELPRLFTCRQARIVDRRSQEVRVEEGTTVLFSCKADGDPMPSFTWLSAQRIPLSTTGRIRVLSNGTLEVRYAQVQDSGTYQCTAGNAAGNDSLYVSLYVKGFPRNRTMPFFTDDGWIESSHAPTANSSAQVANQYPFDAKTLIIATTMGFLSFLSSVAICFVFMFFWSQSKGQIKHTATIDYVPRTSMGVGGGGGGGGDAGKFTMKLI